The DNA sequence GTCGATTCACTTTCCATtgtttccttggcaccaagatgccaccagatgacTTTTcggaataaaaatgaatactatgttattgttttgtcaGGTGATGACCTCACTGCTGTTCCGTGGTGCTGCGATGAAGgacctctcctcttcctcctctcctctcaACTCCCAGCTCCACTACCCTGCCTCCAAGACCTTGACGGGGCCCTTCTCCCCGTCCCCCGGCGCCGTCCCTTCGGCCCCCAAGCTGCAGCCTTTCTGCCTCCAGACGGGGCCGCACCTCATCGCCAGCATGCAGCTGCAGAAGCTCAACTCTCACTACCAGAACCTGGTGGGGTCCTCGGTGGGACACCTGACGCCCGGTGCCGTTCAAAGGGGATTTAGGGCCGGAAACCAGATCCCGGGGCCCCCCGGAGGGGGGACGGGTGCGGGTGTCGGGGCAGGGACGCAGAGCGCCGGCCCGAGCGGAGTCTCGGACTTTGACCTCGTAGACGAGGAGGTCCTCACGTCGCTGGTGGTGGAGCTCGGACTGGACCGAGCAAATGACTTGCCTGAACTTTGGCTGGGCCAAAACGAGTTTGACTTCATGTCAGATGTGCCGGCTGGCTGCTAAGCGAGAACCCTACAAGAACAACGGCTGAGAACATTAGCTTAATTTTGACACCATTCAGACCTCGGTGAAAAAGGACTGTGTCTTCtcaatgtttgtaaaaaaaaaagtagctagTGCTAAAGGAACAAACTAGAATCCAAACCTCTGTCGTCAGTTTAGTGGATCACGTTCTTACAGTTATGTAGAAAATGGTCACTGGGGTTGTTTTTGAGTAATTTAGCTGTGCATAATCGTTAACCTGCTTAAGAGACTACAGCATGCTATCCATTTCCTTCTCAAAAAAATTTTACATCTGTGCCATTAACCctagcaacagaaaagtcaacTAATTAGCTTGTCCTAGTCATGCTAACGTCTCAATTTCTACCACGtcttatctttttttctttttttaaataaacttaaACGATTTCCTTTCCAAACACTTCACGCAACATCATCCTCCCGACTGACACTTGGCACAATCAACTTAGAAGGGCAAAAAcctcattcaagccattttctGGTTTCTCAATGGCCCCGTCTACTTCTCAAATCACAAGTAAGGTTTTGTTTACGAGTGGTG is a window from the Phycodurus eques isolate BA_2022a chromosome 23, UOR_Pequ_1.1, whole genome shotgun sequence genome containing:
- the cited1 gene encoding cbp/p300-interacting transactivator 1 isoform X1, with translation MTVMTSLLFRGAAMKDLSSSSSPLNSQLHYPASKTLTGPFSPSPGAVPSAPKLQPFCLQTGPHLIASMQLQKLNSHYQNLVGSSVGHLTPGAVQRGFRAGNQIPGPPGGGTGAGVGAGTQSAGPSGVSDFDLVDEEVLTSLVVELGLDRANDLPELWLGQNEFDFMSDVPAGC
- the cited1 gene encoding cbp/p300-interacting transactivator 1 isoform X2; translation: MTSLLFRGAAMKDLSSSSSPLNSQLHYPASKTLTGPFSPSPGAVPSAPKLQPFCLQTGPHLIASMQLQKLNSHYQNLVGSSVGHLTPGAVQRGFRAGNQIPGPPGGGTGAGVGAGTQSAGPSGVSDFDLVDEEVLTSLVVELGLDRANDLPELWLGQNEFDFMSDVPAGC